The DNA window GGAGATGGCCCAAAAAGATTGTTCAAATCTCAAACCAATGGCTTGATTTGCTGAAGTGTCAGATTCCAACAAAGAACCAAATGTAAAATTAGGGTTTGATCCATAGAGAGATTGGACTCCTTGTATATCATCTATCGATAAATCGACTTTCTTTTCCCTAGGCTTCAAGCTCGGATACATAACAGCATTTTTCACTGGGCTATGAGCTAAACCCAACAAATGACCGATCTCATGAATTGCCACTGATTCTAAATCCACAGCTACAGTCGATTTCTTCACTCCGAAATCAATGGCCCACGTCTCGGCTGCGTCGAGATGAAACCTCCCGCTCTCAGGTGAAAACGAGTGGGCCAGGATTCCCAACACCCCATCAAACGGCTCCCCATCTCCATGATCACCGGTGTAGAACCCTATTTTGATATCAGCGAACCCATAATCATTTGTTTCTACGAAACTGACCGGAATAACTGATGCCCATCTCGAGAAAGCTCGTTTAAAGGTTTTTCTTATATCCGATAAGCTCAAGTAATGGATCAAATTGTCGGGGGAGATTCCATACGTTAGAGTCATTGGAACGGGACGCGCCCATCGAGGTTTCCCGGGAAAGAACACGTAGTTTTTATTTACATGCAATGTGGGAGATGATGATTCTCCGTCGGGGATACCACATCTCGGAGCTAAAATTTGAGAGAGCGTACCGTAATCGAGCTTACCCGTAACCAGAAGGCCAAGCCTTGATTGATAATGCTTGACAGCAGATTCAAACTGAGCATCGAATATATCATCTGATACATTATAATCAGGTGATGTCAAATAACCTAAGTAACGTAAGTATTTCTTGATCTCTAACATGCCACTGACATGTCTGCCTCTCTCGGAACTGAGGAATCTATTGTAGCGATCGTACTTATCGACAGTTGAAATAGTTAGTTCCCTGAATGGGAACTCTGGCACTAGTCTTGCCACCATGTACGGTGGCAAGTTgtggagaaagaagatgaagagaagGGAAAGAGGGTGAGTGGATGGTAGACGCATGATAAGGGATATGTTGTTTTTGGGGGCGTATTGGCGTGGAAGGAAGCGTTGTTATAAAGAAAGAACCAAATTTGTAATTATGAAGTGGTTAGCGAATAATTAGAAATTTTGAAACTATAATAGCttcatgattatatctttttctttgtttaattGTGGGATATAATAGTGGATAGATTGGTTCGTAATTACAGTTTGTGCTTACAATGTTGTACTGAAATAATGACCACGACCACTTTGGAAGGATGCCCCTCAATCTTTGGTGGTTGATTCTAACTTTAAAGGGCTTCATAATTACGCAATCTTTTTTTAGCTAATTGCATTGGATATCCCTAAAGTATGAACTCTATTCTAAATTGATCctataaactttaaaacattataattatatattcaaactatcaatgttatatcaattaggtatttctattgttaaagctattaaataatacatcaaattttatgtgacataatttaaaataaaaatcttaaaagaCAAGTAGAATAATACAacataactttttaaagttaaaactaagaaaaaaaagTACTATCCAAAAAAGAGAGTTTACAATAAAGCATTCGTAAAAtgttttaaaacatcaaaatcaaaatttttacaaggtttatttttctttaatttttcattttaaactatATCGCATAATATTTGAAATTTCAGTTAATGAAATAATATTACATGATGTGTATGGATTGAATTAACTTTTTGTCAATTAAACAACGCAAAATgattctattaaattataattcaacacgCAGTTAAGTGTGTGTCTAAATTGTCAAAGTCAAAGGATTTAATATCTATTAATCTTAGTTTTTACTCAATTGGTTTAACCTACAATAATATGAACCTTTTCTGAGGGTACCAACAAAAAACTTCCAATGACTTGGATGCTAATTGTGTAATATATGTTCCTCAAGGTAAATAGACAGAAGATGGTTTTAAATAGTTATAtatatgttgaatttttttttgttaaattaatttttaaaaatttaagggaATAAGTCGTTTTTTAAGAGACACATC is part of the Gossypium hirsutum isolate 1008001.06 chromosome D11, Gossypium_hirsutum_v2.1, whole genome shotgun sequence genome and encodes:
- the LOC107911610 gene encoding metalloendoproteinase 4-MMP, with amino-acid sequence MRLPSTHPLSLLFIFFLHNLPPYMVARLVPEFPFRELTISTVDKYDRYNRFLSSERGRHVSGMLEIKKYLRYLGYLTSPDYNVSDDIFDAQFESAVKHYQSRLGLLVTGKLDYGTLSQILAPRCGIPDGESSSPTLHVNKNYVFFPGKPRWARPVPMTLTYGISPDNLIHYLSLSDIRKTFKRAFSRWASVIPVSFVETNDYGFADIKIGFYTGDHGDGEPFDGVLGILAHSFSPESGRFHLDAAETWAIDFGVKKSTVAVDLESVAIHEIGHLLGLAHSPVKNAVMYPSLKPREKKVDLSIDDIQGVQSLYGSNPNFTFGSLLESDTSANQAIGLRFEQSFWAISMFLAASFFCI